In Deltaproteobacteria bacterium CG11_big_fil_rev_8_21_14_0_20_49_13, a genomic segment contains:
- a CDS encoding (2Fe-2S)-binding protein — MQITINNKEYEIRDTRYETRLIDLLRNDLKLTGTKEGCGEGECGACSVTLNGRLVNSCLILVGQLSDGDGILTIEGVENVPLGKKLQKSFVKHGAVQCGFCIPGMVMAGFALLKKNKKPSRKEIVEGISGNLCRCTGYKKIIEAIESVK; from the coding sequence ATGCAGATAACGATAAATAACAAAGAGTACGAGATACGAGATACGAGATACGAGACACGTCTGATCGACCTTCTCCGCAACGACCTTAAGCTCACCGGCACAAAAGAGGGGTGCGGTGAAGGGGAGTGCGGCGCATGTTCGGTTACCTTGAACGGCAGGCTTGTAAATTCCTGCCTGATACTTGTCGGCCAATTGAGTGATGGAGACGGGATACTGACGATAGAAGGTGTCGAAAATGTCCCACTGGGAAAAAAGTTGCAGAAGTCTTTCGTTAAGCACGGTGCCGTGCAGTGCGGATTTTGCATCCCGGGGATGGTCATGGCGGGGTTCGCGCTTCTCAAAAAGAATAAGAAGCCCAGCCGCAAGGAGATAGTAGAAGGTATTTCCGGCAACCTCTGCAGATGCACGGGGTATA